One Pseudochaenichthys georgianus chromosome 4, fPseGeo1.2, whole genome shotgun sequence DNA window includes the following coding sequences:
- the rfxank gene encoding DNA-binding protein RFXANK produces the protein MEDKGDEEVADGQHIRSSNAYVSPPESTDERSNVSPEIMDVDEESIHPTTLTNKQRGNEVTVRPATLDSLSIHQLAAQGDVSQVAAHLSKDSSLLSQQDERGFTPLMWAVAFGEKAVVDFLLEKGADPKTIAKERESALTLASSGGYVDIVDSLLRHGVDINTFDWNGGTPLLYAVRGNHIKCVESLLAKGADMTIESDSGYSPMALAVALGHTKIQKVLEDHILKLYTPPT, from the exons ATGGAGGACAAAGGTGATGAAGAGGTTGCAGATGGCCAACATATTCGGTCATCAAACGCTTATGTCTCTCCTCCCGAGTCAACAGATGAGAGGTCcaatg TGTCTCCAGAAATCATGGATGTGGATGAAGAGTCCATACATCCCACCACTCTGACTAACAAGCAGCGTGGGAATGAGGTTACAGTCCGCCCTGCAACATTGGACT CTCTGTCTATACATCAGTTGGCAGCTCAAGGCGATGTTTCACAGGTGGCTGCACACCTGAGTAAAG ACAGTTCACTGCTAAGTCAACAGGATGAACGGGGCTTCACGCCTCTCATGTGGGCAGTAGCGTTTGGAGAGAAAGCTGTGGTGGATTTCCTATTGGAAAAG GGTGCAGACCCCAAAACCATTGCGAAGGAGCGAGAGAGCGCCCTGACCCTGGCCAGCTCCGGGGGTTACGTGGACATTGTGGACTCTCTTCTCAGACATGGAGTAGACATTAACACATTTGACTGG aatGGGGGAACTCCTCTACTTTATGCTGTGCGAGGGAACCACATCAAATGTGTAGAGTCACTCCTAG CCAAAGGCGCAGACATGACCATCGAGTCTGACTCTGGGTACAGTCCAATGGCCTTAGCTGTTGCCCTTGGACACACAAAGA TTCAGAAAGTGTTGGAGGACCATATTCTGAAGCTGTACACACCACCTACATGA
- the tmem221 gene encoding transmembrane protein 221 isoform X2, giving the protein MHTCRGIILQRKNSQQAAVKESPPSTSWLIPAPIWAVLLPVSTVLSALSLTLHLSSVVVCLLHSYFSTEVCRGEQDTERADWFLLDSRGVRHVAIGLFCLGVSVYLAAMSIFMLLIFEVETGIASACVLSSGILILLVVVIHSLVKASQSAKHYHSDHLGTLYQNDHRSNIAPVSRPCELKIGVDKPRMQRSQSHIQHQIAYPQCGNPRQQQYQQEHQYSPAGGFQGHASDKDGYSSSSNCPRMHRTLSTESGLLQAQAKPWNGVNNEMRSVLARKSGITAKDSTLV; this is encoded by the exons ATGCACACCTGCCGCGGAATCATCTTGCAGAGGAAAAAC TCTCAACAGGCGGCAGTGAAGGAGTCTCCCCCGTCCACCTCTTGGTTGATCCCCGCTCCTATCTGGGCCGTCCTGCTGCCGGTGTCCACGGTGCTCTCCGCCCTGTCCCTCACCCTCCATCTGAGCTCAGTGGTGGTGTGTCTCCTCCACAGCTACTTTTCAACAGAGGTCTGCAGAGGAGAGCAGGACACCGAGAG AGCAGACTGGTTCCTTTTGGATAGCAGAGGTGTGCGACACGTGGCTATCGGACTCTTCTGCCTGGGGGTTTCTGTCTACTTGGCAG CTATGTCCATCTTTATGCTCCTCATATTTGAAGTGGAGACAGGCATAGCGAGCGCTTGCGTTCTCTCATCGGGGATCCTAATCCTGCTGGTCGTTGTGATCCACTCTCTGGTGAAAGCTTCTCAGAGTGCCAAACACTACCACAGCGACCACCTCGGCACCCTCTACCAGAACGACCACAGAAGCAACATTGCACCTGTCTCCCGACCCTGCGAGCTTAAAATTGGTGTGGATAAACCGAGGATGCAACGCAGTCAGTCTCACATCCAGCATCAGATCGCCTACCCTCAATGTGGCAACCCAAGGCAGCAACAGTACCAGCAGGAGCATCAGTACTCCCCTGCTGGGGGCTTCCAGGGCCACGCTAGTGATAAAGACGGCTACAGCAGCAGTAGCAATTGTCCCCGAATGCACAGGACCCTGTCTACTGAGTCAGGTCTACTTCAGGCCCAGGCTAAACCCTGGAATGGGGTCAACAATGAGATGAGGAGTGTCCTTGCACGCAAGTCAGGGATTACTGCAAAAGACTCTACTCTTGTTTGA
- the borcs8 gene encoding BLOC-1-related complex subunit 8 isoform X1, with product MEDQEMQLKVRRVSDKFTESMYVLANEPSVALYRLQEHVRRSLPELVQHKTDMQSWEEQSQGAIYSVEYACSAVKSMTNSSLYFKNIDGLLRQAINMKEQISNSQGRRKRTMDSGMLKEGGEKHNSGM from the exons ATGGAGGACCAGGAGATGCAACTGAAAGTGAGACGAG TTAGTGATAAATTCACGGAGAGCATGTACGTGCTAGCTAACGAGCCGTCAGTGGCTCTGTACAGACTGCAGGAGCACGTCAGAAGGTCCCTGCCCGAACTGGTGCAACACAAG ACTGACATGCAGAGCTGGGAGGAGCAGAGTCAAGGAGCTATTTACAGTGTAGAGTATGCATGCAG TGCTGTGAAGAGCATGACGAACAGCAGCTTGTATTTCAAAAACATTGACGGCCTCCTTCGTCAGGCCATTAACATGAAGGAACAGATTAGCAACTCTCAAGGACGCAG GAAAAGGACTATGGACTCAGGCATGCTAAAGGAAGGGGGAGAGAAGCACAACTCTGGGATGTGA
- the tmem221 gene encoding transmembrane protein 221 isoform X1, whose amino-acid sequence MTLQYSQRSLIVLSLLGILSAIMSVLSVILIFQLQSQQAAVKESPPSTSWLIPAPIWAVLLPVSTVLSALSLTLHLSSVVVCLLHSYFSTEVCRGEQDTERADWFLLDSRGVRHVAIGLFCLGVSVYLAAMSIFMLLIFEVETGIASACVLSSGILILLVVVIHSLVKASQSAKHYHSDHLGTLYQNDHRSNIAPVSRPCELKIGVDKPRMQRSQSHIQHQIAYPQCGNPRQQQYQQEHQYSPAGGFQGHASDKDGYSSSSNCPRMHRTLSTESGLLQAQAKPWNGVNNEMRSVLARKSGITAKDSTLV is encoded by the exons ATGACGCTCCAGTACAGCCAGCGGTCACTCATAGTTCTGTCTCTACTGGGGATTTTATCGGCCATCATGTCTGTTTTATCGGTCATTTTGATTTTCCAGCTTCAGTCTCAACAGGCGGCAGTGAAGGAGTCTCCCCCGTCCACCTCTTGGTTGATCCCCGCTCCTATCTGGGCCGTCCTGCTGCCGGTGTCCACGGTGCTCTCCGCCCTGTCCCTCACCCTCCATCTGAGCTCAGTGGTGGTGTGTCTCCTCCACAGCTACTTTTCAACAGAGGTCTGCAGAGGAGAGCAGGACACCGAGAG AGCAGACTGGTTCCTTTTGGATAGCAGAGGTGTGCGACACGTGGCTATCGGACTCTTCTGCCTGGGGGTTTCTGTCTACTTGGCAG CTATGTCCATCTTTATGCTCCTCATATTTGAAGTGGAGACAGGCATAGCGAGCGCTTGCGTTCTCTCATCGGGGATCCTAATCCTGCTGGTCGTTGTGATCCACTCTCTGGTGAAAGCTTCTCAGAGTGCCAAACACTACCACAGCGACCACCTCGGCACCCTCTACCAGAACGACCACAGAAGCAACATTGCACCTGTCTCCCGACCCTGCGAGCTTAAAATTGGTGTGGATAAACCGAGGATGCAACGCAGTCAGTCTCACATCCAGCATCAGATCGCCTACCCTCAATGTGGCAACCCAAGGCAGCAACAGTACCAGCAGGAGCATCAGTACTCCCCTGCTGGGGGCTTCCAGGGCCACGCTAGTGATAAAGACGGCTACAGCAGCAGTAGCAATTGTCCCCGAATGCACAGGACCCTGTCTACTGAGTCAGGTCTACTTCAGGCCCAGGCTAAACCCTGGAATGGGGTCAACAATGAGATGAGGAGTGTCCTTGCACGCAAGTCAGGGATTACTGCAAAAGACTCTACTCTTGTTTGA
- the borcs8 gene encoding BLOC-1-related complex subunit 8 isoform X2 yields the protein MEDQEMQLKVRRVSDKFTESMYVLANEPSVALYRLQEHVRRSLPELVQHKTDMQSWEEQSQGAIYSVEYACSAVKSMTNSSLYFKNIDGLLRQAINMKEQISNSQGRSLHDVPPHAPPTSS from the exons ATGGAGGACCAGGAGATGCAACTGAAAGTGAGACGAG TTAGTGATAAATTCACGGAGAGCATGTACGTGCTAGCTAACGAGCCGTCAGTGGCTCTGTACAGACTGCAGGAGCACGTCAGAAGGTCCCTGCCCGAACTGGTGCAACACAAG ACTGACATGCAGAGCTGGGAGGAGCAGAGTCAAGGAGCTATTTACAGTGTAGAGTATGCATGCAG TGCTGTGAAGAGCATGACGAACAGCAGCTTGTATTTCAAAAACATTGACGGCCTCCTTCGTCAGGCCATTAACATGAAGGAACAGATTAGCAACTCTCAAGGACGCAG CTTACATGATGTCCCTCCACATGCCCCGCCCACTTCCTCATGA